In Verrucomicrobiota bacterium, one genomic interval encodes:
- the purD gene encoding phosphoribosylamine--glycine ligase has product MKVLIIGSGGREHALAWKLRRSARVHEIFVAPGNAGTARVATNAAISAGDFPRLLKFAEQQDIDLTVVGPDNALAGGVVDLFEDAGRRVFGPRQAAARLESSKSFAKDFMVRHGMPTAFYAVCRSRGEARAALANFSFPVAIKADGLALGKGVVIAHDRPEAERAFAEMIEHGRFGEAGHTVVLEEFLVGTECSVHALVDGRNFILFPTAQDHKQLYEGNHGPNTGGMGTFSPSDKLAEPDLAEIRRQILEPFLHGIQADKLDYRGLLFPGLMLTSDGPKVLEFNCRFGDPETQALIPRLESDLLDLLEATLERRLDQVTPAWTEQAAVCVVLASGGYPDQYETRKPIAGLPEAEQLEDVLIFHAGTQQEDNRVLTAGGRVLGVTALGANLPTARRRAYDAVERINFDGCYFRRDIGLI; this is encoded by the coding sequence ATGAAAGTTCTTATCATCGGGAGCGGCGGGCGCGAGCACGCGCTGGCTTGGAAGCTGCGGCGTTCTGCCCGGGTACACGAAATCTTCGTGGCACCGGGCAACGCCGGTACCGCGCGCGTGGCCACGAATGCGGCCATTTCGGCCGGGGACTTTCCGCGCCTCCTGAAATTCGCGGAACAGCAAGACATTGACCTGACGGTCGTCGGCCCGGATAACGCCTTGGCTGGGGGTGTGGTCGACTTGTTTGAGGATGCAGGCAGACGCGTGTTCGGCCCGCGGCAAGCGGCGGCCAGACTCGAGTCGTCCAAGAGTTTTGCCAAGGATTTCATGGTACGGCACGGCATGCCCACCGCTTTTTATGCCGTCTGCAGATCACGGGGCGAAGCGCGCGCGGCGCTGGCAAATTTCAGCTTTCCTGTCGCCATCAAGGCCGACGGTTTGGCGCTCGGCAAAGGGGTGGTAATCGCCCACGACCGGCCCGAAGCGGAGCGGGCCTTTGCGGAAATGATCGAGCACGGACGTTTCGGTGAGGCCGGCCACACGGTTGTGCTGGAGGAATTTCTGGTCGGAACCGAGTGTTCCGTGCATGCCTTGGTCGACGGCCGCAATTTTATCCTGTTTCCCACCGCACAGGATCACAAGCAGTTGTACGAAGGTAACCACGGGCCGAATACCGGCGGCATGGGAACATTCAGCCCTTCCGATAAGTTGGCGGAACCGGACCTGGCCGAAATCCGGCGACAGATCCTGGAACCTTTTCTGCACGGCATCCAGGCGGACAAGTTGGATTATCGAGGGCTGCTCTTTCCGGGACTGATGCTGACTTCGGACGGGCCGAAGGTGCTGGAATTCAACTGCCGCTTCGGCGACCCCGAAACCCAGGCGCTCATTCCCCGCCTGGAGAGCGACCTTCTGGATCTGCTTGAAGCGACTCTGGAGCGGCGCCTCGACCAGGTGACGCCGGCCTGGACCGAACAGGCGGCCGTGTGCGTCGTACTCGCTTCCGGCGGCTACCCTGACCAGTACGAGACGCGAAAACCGATTGCCGGATTGCCGGAAGCCGAGCAACTTGAGGACGTGCTTATTTTTCATGCCGGCACCCAGCAGGAAGACAACCGGGTGCTGACGGCCGGTGGCCGTGTTCTGGGAGTTACTGCGCTGGGCGCAAACCTTCCAACCGCGCGTCGCCGTGCTTACGATGCCGTTGAGCGGATAAATTTTGATGGCTGTTATTTCCGGCGCGACATCGGGCTAATCTGA
- a CDS encoding S41 family peptidase, translating into MRACRRFAALVLIGLASWAGAQPVTIPQPAGTAAAVTSPGVISQPGPGHSPAPAVRESVDKLGPGELQQILSEIKSRYVDPQALGNQELSEATLEGLLSRLGPGISLEASGAGPVPAPDRPFRSEILLGRFGYIRLGGTNPQTLSKLDATLKDFRTRSLNGVVLDLRTVPPGDDYGQASEIAARFVPPDTEAFRSIQAKTQEERAFKTAGEPLYTGPLTVLINHDVAGPGEALAVALKKYARALLIGERTGGRTVLYDRVPVGQNLALKIAVTEIKVPGMPDIFPNGVVPDLEVKLPAAQQNAILTATDNASSLPFVTEDERPRTNEAALVAGKNPDLDAYEEQQANKGKPLKLKDTPLQRGLDFLTTIAFYRNG; encoded by the coding sequence ATGCGCGCTTGCCGCCGCTTTGCGGCATTAGTTCTTATCGGCTTGGCGTCGTGGGCCGGCGCCCAGCCCGTCACCATTCCGCAACCCGCAGGCACGGCGGCGGCCGTCACCTCTCCTGGCGTGATTTCCCAGCCCGGTCCGGGCCATTCTCCGGCTCCGGCGGTGCGCGAGTCGGTCGATAAACTTGGCCCCGGCGAGCTGCAACAGATCTTGTCGGAGATCAAGTCCCGTTACGTCGACCCGCAGGCCTTAGGCAATCAGGAACTAAGCGAGGCTACCCTGGAAGGGTTGTTGTCCCGGCTGGGGCCCGGCATTTCCCTGGAGGCCTCGGGAGCCGGTCCGGTGCCGGCCCCGGACCGGCCGTTCCGGAGCGAAATCCTGCTTGGCCGGTTCGGGTACATCCGGCTGGGAGGAACCAACCCGCAAACGTTGTCGAAGCTGGACGCGACCTTGAAAGATTTCCGGACGCGCAGCTTGAACGGCGTGGTGCTTGACCTTCGAACGGTGCCGCCCGGCGACGATTACGGGCAGGCGTCGGAAATCGCGGCCCGCTTCGTCCCGCCTGACACGGAGGCTTTTCGCTCGATTCAGGCGAAGACCCAGGAAGAGCGCGCGTTTAAAACCGCCGGCGAACCGCTCTATACGGGTCCTCTCACGGTCCTGATCAACCATGACGTCGCCGGGCCGGGAGAAGCTTTGGCCGTGGCGTTGAAAAAGTATGCCCGCGCTCTCCTGATCGGCGAACGGACCGGCGGCCGGACGGTCCTGTATGACCGTGTACCCGTCGGACAAAATCTGGCGTTAAAGATCGCCGTCACCGAGATCAAGGTGCCGGGTATGCCGGACATCTTTCCGAATGGCGTCGTGCCGGACCTCGAAGTGAAACTGCCGGCGGCACAGCAGAACGCGATTTTGACGGCAACCGATAACGCATCGAGCCTGCCTTTCGTTACCGAAGATGAACGGCCACGAACCAACGAAGCGGCGCTGGTTGCAGGCAAAAACCCGGACCTGGACGCTTACGAAGAACAGCAGGCAAACAAAGGCAAACCCCTGAAGCTGAAAGACACGCCCCTGCAGCGCGGCCTCGATTTTCTCACGACCATCGCGTTTTACCGGAACGGGTAA